A window of Mytilus edulis chromosome 10, xbMytEdul2.2, whole genome shotgun sequence contains these coding sequences:
- the LOC139493062 gene encoding ankyrin repeat domain-containing protein 29-like has translation MLINNRADINKCRNTNASPLFIACQEGHTEVVQMLINNKADTNKCTDTGVSPLYIACWKGNTELVKILLNNKADINECRHTGASPLYIACQEGHTEVVKMLLDYKTDPYKLRYTGESPLTIACYQGHTEVVQMLIKNQAGIDKCTMTGLSLIFIARYRGHADVVGLLLKQSRFEQ, from the coding sequence ATGTTAATTAATAATAgagcagacattaataagtgtagaaaTACCAATGCATCACCTCTGTTCATTGCTTGTCAGGAAGGCcatactgaagtagttcagatgttaatTAACAACAAAGCAGACACCAATAAGTGTACGGATACTGGAGTATCCCCTCTGTATATTGCTTGTTGGAAAGGAAATACTGAATTAGTTAAAATATTACTGAATAATAAGGCAGACATTAATGAGTGCAGACATACTGGAGcatcacctctgtacattgcttgtcaggaaggacatactgaagtagttaaGATGTTATTAGACTATAAAACTGACCCTTATAAGTTAAGATATACTGGAGAATCACCTCTGACCATTGCTTGTTACCAAGGCCATACTGAGgtagttcagatgttaataaaaaATCAGGCAGGCATTGATAAGTGTACAATGACAGGATTATCCCTAATATTTATAGCGCGATATCGAGGTCATGCAGATGTTGTTGGATTGTTATTGAAGCAAAGCAGATTTGAACAATAA